In a single window of the Paenibacillus sp. MMS20-IR301 genome:
- a CDS encoding sugar transferase, which produces MSMQKLPEDYEAVLPKLYMLHASEGNKTMDSYLLLKRIIDVFFSALGLLFLLPLFAVVAVLIKLEDPKGKVFFRQDRVGKDEKLFPMYKFRSMVSNAEELKESLMAYNEVSGAMFKIKNDPRITRIGRFLRKTSIDELPQLWNVLMGHMSLVGPRPPLVEEVAQYTEYDKQRLMVTPGCTGYWQVNARNSVGFDEMVQLDLTYISIRSTMLDLKIIVKTGLMLLGSKNAY; this is translated from the coding sequence ATGAGCATGCAAAAACTGCCGGAAGACTATGAGGCCGTCCTGCCGAAGCTTTACATGCTGCATGCGAGTGAAGGGAATAAGACAATGGACTCCTACTTGTTATTGAAGCGGATAATCGATGTATTCTTCTCCGCCCTTGGCCTGCTCTTCCTGCTGCCGCTGTTCGCGGTAGTAGCTGTCCTGATTAAGCTGGAGGACCCGAAAGGGAAGGTATTCTTCCGCCAGGACCGGGTCGGCAAGGATGAGAAGCTGTTCCCCATGTACAAATTCAGATCTATGGTCTCCAATGCTGAAGAGCTTAAGGAAAGTCTGATGGCTTATAACGAAGTGAGCGGTGCGATGTTCAAAATCAAGAATGATCCCCGCATCACCCGCATCGGAAGATTCCTGCGCAAGACCAGTATCGATGAGCTGCCCCAGCTCTGGAACGTGCTGATGGGACATATGAGCCTTGTTGGCCCCCGGCCTCCGCTCGTTGAAGAGGTGGCGCAGTATACGGAGTATGACAAGCAGCGGCTGATGGTGACGCCTGGCTGCACCGGGTACTGGCAGGTGAATGCCAGAAACAGCGTCGGCTTTGATGAGATGGTTCAGCTGGACCTGACGTACATTAGCATCCGCAGCACCATGCTGGATCTGAAGATCATCGTCAAGACCGGCCTGATGCTGCTCGGCTCCAAAAATGCGTACTAA
- a CDS encoding glycosyltransferase codes for MPMLVNGDVPKISIIICTYNRSALLVKTLRSLLPLENLRAAEIIVVDNSSKDDTAAAVKRFIGDHGAGMDIRYLLEPVQGLSAARNTGILASRSPLIAFLDDDAIPCRTWITTIVSTFAQRPEVMAMGGKIAPIFESKRPEWLIKPFELPYTIVDLGNRIREYPKRLHPCGANMAMRKPVFDISLFPLELGRKGDSLLSGEETWLFGQIQQEGHSILYHPEMAVDHFVPANRLTEDWIMKRYYSQGISNAMKSEGLKGKLLLLGKTGAKVMYIMADSVLSRSQGRRLLNKCRLESIRGTLHMIWNRKRESAAG; via the coding sequence ATGCCGATGCTTGTAAACGGAGATGTGCCTAAGATTTCCATCATCATCTGCACCTATAACCGCTCAGCCCTGCTGGTCAAGACGCTACGGTCGCTGCTGCCGCTGGAGAACCTGCGGGCGGCTGAGATCATCGTGGTGGATAACAGCTCCAAGGATGATACAGCGGCTGCGGTCAAAAGGTTCATCGGGGACCATGGTGCCGGTATGGATATAAGGTATCTTCTGGAGCCGGTGCAGGGACTTTCGGCAGCCCGGAATACGGGAATCCTGGCTTCCAGATCGCCGCTCATTGCCTTCCTGGATGATGATGCGATACCTTGCCGGACCTGGATCACGACCATTGTCAGCACTTTCGCACAGCGGCCGGAGGTGATGGCTATGGGCGGGAAAATCGCTCCGATCTTTGAAAGCAAACGTCCGGAGTGGCTGATTAAACCGTTTGAGCTTCCGTATACCATCGTGGATCTGGGCAACCGGATCAGGGAATATCCGAAGCGGCTTCACCCCTGCGGCGCCAATATGGCGATGCGCAAGCCAGTGTTCGATATCAGCCTGTTTCCGCTGGAGCTGGGCAGGAAGGGCGACTCCCTGCTCTCGGGTGAAGAGACCTGGCTGTTCGGCCAGATTCAGCAGGAGGGACATTCAATTCTGTATCATCCTGAAATGGCGGTCGATCACTTCGTGCCGGCTAACCGGCTGACAGAGGATTGGATTATGAAGCGTTACTACAGCCAGGGAATCTCAAATGCGATGAAGAGCGAAGGATTGAAGGGCAAGTTGCTGCTGCTGGGCAAGACAGGCGCCAAGGTGATGTACATTATGGCCGACTCTGTTCTCTCCCGCAGCCAGGGAAGAAGGCTGCTGAATAAATGCAGGCTGGAGAGTATCCGCGGGACTCTTCATATGATCTGGAACCGGAAGCGGGAATCCGCAGCAGGGTGA
- a CDS encoding CpsD/CapB family tyrosine-protein kinase, whose translation MLRLNRSLIADLNPSSHISESFRSLRTYIRQLGLLKGSGGQVLLFTSAEGGEGKTTILANLAVSFVQDGKKVAVVDCNLRKPGLHSVFEVEGSQGLAAYLAGYEEAGDIAVYGSLANLAVIPAGLTSVSPPDLLGSDRLPALLEELKAGFDLILLDSPQAIEYSDARILAPLSDGLIIVARHGRTKRESLRKLKGLMEQTGVRILGIAMNQSK comes from the coding sequence ATGCTACGGCTGAATAGAAGTTTGATTGCGGATCTCAATCCGTCCTCGCATATTTCGGAATCCTTCCGCTCGCTGCGTACCTATATCCGCCAGCTGGGCCTGCTGAAGGGCAGCGGCGGACAGGTGCTGCTGTTCACATCGGCTGAAGGCGGTGAGGGCAAGACAACAATCCTGGCCAATCTCGCCGTATCCTTTGTCCAGGACGGCAAGAAGGTTGCCGTGGTGGACTGCAACTTAAGGAAGCCCGGACTGCACAGTGTGTTCGAGGTAGAGGGAAGCCAGGGGCTGGCTGCCTATCTGGCAGGCTATGAGGAAGCAGGGGATATCGCCGTCTACGGCAGCCTGGCTAATCTGGCGGTCATTCCAGCCGGGCTCACCAGTGTCAGCCCGCCGGATCTGCTGGGCAGCGACAGGCTGCCGGCCTTGCTGGAGGAGCTTAAAGCGGGCTTTGACCTGATTCTGCTGGATTCGCCGCAAGCGATAGAGTACAGTGATGCCCGCATATTGGCTCCGCTGTCAGACGGTCTGATCATCGTGGCCAGGCATGGCAGAACCAAGCGGGAATCGCTGCGCAAGCTGAAAGGTCTTATGGAGCAGACAGGTGTACGCATCCTGGGAATTGCCATGAATCAGAGTAAATAA
- a CDS encoding O-antigen ligase family protein yields MTNFGWGSKINALPYGMLYLISALFLGTAVIYQPVIAVAAVLLIMLLVVSISRPELISYFVLLTTAVSINFLYSGSMFGIEILSLYKLVILMLLVPCILVNGLRLRLSQPLWAMLALVFISFTFSVWLPEMSSSIAIKAFIGLSLPFVFLLINWKKEVAEKQIRIITLLPLVSILAGVVLQAAGLHPFLDVEFTGAVRIQGANIPAHLAMLAFMGVAIAFIEIKRSPQHIRFNYLMLGLNFLILIGTGTRGPILALILMVLYYFYDISRQYLRGKTKFLIPLLCSLLVITAAVYLQLDNIKKRSFERTTETGVDLSGRAEAWEYFLNKAEDSPYAGRGLGAVTVANDGSLYKGFVVPHNEYIRFYFDGGYFGAILLLISLLAVFLLVYRALAPPVKPYYLLFIAAFLIYSFTDNTLSTVQSIIPFCWYLNCLYRSSQLADSPQKEVIR; encoded by the coding sequence ATGACTAATTTTGGGTGGGGCAGCAAAATAAACGCTTTGCCGTACGGAATGCTCTACCTCATATCCGCATTATTCCTCGGGACGGCGGTCATCTACCAGCCGGTCATTGCGGTAGCAGCCGTACTTCTGATTATGCTGCTGGTTGTCTCCATCTCACGCCCTGAGCTGATCAGTTATTTCGTACTGCTGACCACGGCAGTATCGATCAACTTTCTGTACAGCGGCAGCATGTTCGGCATCGAGATCCTCTCCCTCTATAAGCTGGTCATTCTGATGCTGCTTGTGCCTTGCATTCTCGTCAATGGTCTGCGGCTGCGGCTGAGCCAGCCGCTATGGGCAATGCTGGCACTGGTCTTCATCAGCTTCACCTTCTCGGTCTGGCTGCCGGAGATGAGCTCATCCATTGCCATCAAAGCATTCATCGGGTTGTCGTTGCCGTTCGTATTCCTCCTGATTAACTGGAAGAAGGAAGTGGCCGAGAAGCAGATCCGCATCATTACCCTGCTGCCGCTGGTCAGTATTCTGGCCGGAGTGGTCCTGCAGGCAGCAGGTCTGCATCCCTTCCTTGATGTTGAATTTACCGGCGCAGTACGGATTCAGGGGGCGAACATTCCGGCGCATCTGGCGATGCTGGCGTTCATGGGTGTGGCGATCGCCTTTATTGAAATCAAGCGCAGCCCGCAGCATATAAGGTTCAATTACCTTATGCTGGGCCTTAATTTCCTGATTCTTATCGGGACAGGAACCCGGGGGCCGATCCTGGCGCTGATCCTGATGGTGCTCTACTATTTCTACGATATTTCCCGCCAGTACCTTAGAGGCAAAACTAAATTTCTGATCCCGCTCCTGTGCTCACTGCTGGTCATTACCGCAGCGGTCTACCTGCAGCTCGACAACATCAAGAAACGTTCCTTCGAGCGTACGACAGAAACGGGGGTTGACCTGTCAGGACGGGCGGAAGCCTGGGAGTACTTCCTGAATAAAGCGGAGGATTCCCCTTATGCGGGGCGCGGCCTCGGGGCGGTTACGGTAGCCAATGACGGCTCGCTCTACAAAGGCTTTGTCGTTCCGCATAACGAGTATATCCGCTTTTACTTCGACGGAGGCTACTTCGGGGCCATACTGCTGCTGATTTCCTTACTTGCTGTGTTCCTTCTGGTGTACAGGGCTTTGGCACCGCCGGTTAAACCGTATTACCTGCTCTTTATTGCAGCGTTCCTGATCTACTCTTTCACAGATAACACGCTGTCGACGGTCCAATCCATCATTCCGTTCTGCTGGTATCTGAACTGCCTGTACCGGTCTTCACAGCTGGCCGATTCCCCACAAAAAGAAGTGATACGATGA
- a CDS encoding Wzz/FepE/Etk N-terminal domain-containing protein yields the protein MEKTILDYINLIKKKLWLITVFVLISCATTYYVSKNFVVPVYSASGQLLVNNAVNLPESNNLNALNFSLNLIESYKEIIKSPTIMKSVTHDHPEFGLTEEQLAGKLQIKTSEKSQVINLSVTDEDYSKAATIVNAVSQTFIRSLPALMNLDNVTYLTPADPADQPAADNGGSAMNLIISFVVSLMAAVGIILLMETLNGTLRSEKEAEYDLGLPVIASIPGIRKRDLGKAANSKARVGEGAYATAE from the coding sequence GTGGAAAAGACGATTCTGGATTACATTAACCTGATTAAAAAGAAATTATGGTTAATCACGGTGTTTGTGCTTATCTCCTGCGCCACCACCTACTATGTCAGCAAAAACTTCGTCGTACCCGTCTACTCCGCCTCTGGACAGCTGCTGGTCAACAATGCCGTAAATCTTCCCGAAAGCAACAATCTCAATGCGCTGAATTTCAGTCTGAATCTTATTGAGAGCTATAAGGAAATCATCAAGTCCCCAACCATCATGAAGAGCGTCACTCATGATCATCCGGAATTCGGACTTACGGAGGAGCAGCTGGCAGGCAAGCTGCAGATCAAAACCTCGGAGAAAAGCCAGGTCATTAACCTGAGTGTAACGGACGAGGATTACAGTAAAGCGGCCACCATCGTAAACGCGGTTTCGCAAACGTTCATACGCAGCTTACCGGCGCTTATGAACCTGGATAATGTAACCTACCTGACTCCTGCGGATCCTGCGGATCAGCCCGCTGCGGATAACGGCGGATCGGCTATGAACCTGATCATCAGCTTTGTAGTTTCGCTGATGGCAGCGGTCGGAATCATCCTGCTGATGGAAACCTTGAATGGCACATTAAGATCCGAGAAGGAAGCTGAATATGACTTGGGTCTTCCGGTCATTGCCAGTATTCCGGGTATCCGCAAACGCGATTTGGGCAAGGCGGCTAACAGCAAGGCCAGAGTAGGGGAGGGTGCTTATGCTACGGCTGAATAG
- the galU gene encoding UTP--glucose-1-phosphate uridylyltransferase GalU — protein MKKVKKVIIPAAGLGTRFLPATKAMPKEMLPIINKPTIQYIVEEAIASGIEDIIIVTGKGKRAIEDHFDNAFELESRLLEDGKLELLKEVQRSSKVEIHYIRQKEPKGLGHAVWCARRFIGDEPFGVMLGDDIVTGKVPCLKQLIDQYEETQNSVIGVQDIPDEFTNRYGIIEPDLQDGRLYRVNNFVEKPPLGTAPSNLAIMGRYVFTPKIFKYLDLQEKGAGGEIQLTDAIQKLNQSERVYAYNFDGTRYDVGERLGYILTTLEFALESEDLRYQVMDAMAEWLKQAGQTSLSS, from the coding sequence ATGAAGAAGGTCAAGAAGGTAATTATCCCGGCTGCCGGGTTAGGCACACGTTTCCTTCCGGCAACCAAGGCGATGCCTAAGGAAATGCTGCCGATTATCAACAAGCCGACAATTCAGTACATCGTAGAGGAAGCCATTGCTTCCGGGATCGAGGATATCATTATCGTTACCGGTAAGGGGAAGCGGGCGATCGAGGATCATTTCGATAATGCCTTTGAACTGGAATCCCGGCTGCTGGAAGACGGCAAGCTGGAATTGCTTAAGGAAGTTCAGCGGTCCTCCAAGGTTGAAATTCACTATATCCGGCAAAAGGAACCGAAGGGCCTCGGACATGCCGTATGGTGTGCCCGCCGGTTTATCGGCGATGAGCCGTTTGGCGTCATGCTCGGTGATGACATTGTAACCGGAAAGGTTCCCTGCCTGAAGCAGCTGATTGACCAGTATGAGGAAACCCAGAATTCGGTCATCGGTGTCCAGGATATTCCGGATGAATTCACTAACCGCTACGGGATTATTGAACCGGATCTGCAGGACGGACGGCTCTACCGGGTCAATAACTTCGTTGAGAAGCCGCCGCTGGGAACAGCACCATCCAATCTCGCCATTATGGGCCGCTACGTATTTACACCAAAGATCTTCAAATATCTCGATCTGCAGGAAAAAGGCGCCGGCGGTGAGATTCAGCTGACAGATGCGATCCAGAAGCTCAACCAGAGCGAACGGGTATATGCCTATAACTTTGACGGTACAAGATATGATGTCGGTGAGCGGCTCGGATATATTTTGACCACCCTGGAGTTTGCCCTTGAGAGTGAGGATTTGCGCTACCAGGTAATGGACGCTATGGCGGAATGGCTGAAGCAGGCGGGACAAACCTCGCTGAGCAGCTGA
- a CDS encoding WecB/TagA/CpsF family glycosyltransferase, producing the protein MNQVNMFDVNFDNYDFMDLLDYIDKMIQERNQSYILTCNVDHVIKLRKDEEFREVYSEAGAVVADGMPLIWASKMLGKPLKQKVSGADLFSRLGHAFQQRKYRLFFLGSAEGVPEQATENLKAAYPDINVVGCYSPSYGFEHNEEENQRIIQMLTESQPDIVFVGVGAPKQEKWIYRHYTSYQAPVSIGVGATFDFLSGSVKRAPDFMQKTGMEWLWRLIQEPGRLWKRYLVDDAQFLVLLLKELRKRDKLKNGKEAEPE; encoded by the coding sequence ATGAATCAAGTGAACATGTTCGATGTCAATTTTGATAACTATGATTTCATGGACCTGCTCGATTACATTGACAAAATGATTCAGGAAAGGAACCAGTCCTACATCCTGACCTGCAATGTCGATCATGTAATCAAGCTCCGGAAGGATGAAGAATTCCGTGAGGTCTATTCCGAAGCCGGAGCCGTGGTTGCGGACGGAATGCCGCTGATCTGGGCGTCCAAGATGCTCGGCAAGCCGCTGAAGCAAAAGGTATCCGGAGCAGACCTGTTCAGCAGGCTGGGCCACGCTTTTCAGCAGAGAAAATACCGCCTGTTCTTCCTGGGCTCGGCGGAAGGCGTGCCGGAGCAGGCGACGGAGAACCTTAAGGCGGCCTACCCGGATATCAACGTTGTCGGCTGTTATTCTCCTTCCTACGGCTTTGAGCACAACGAAGAAGAGAATCAGCGGATTATCCAGATGCTGACGGAAAGTCAGCCGGATATTGTGTTCGTAGGCGTGGGAGCCCCGAAGCAGGAGAAATGGATCTACCGCCACTATACCTCTTACCAGGCGCCGGTTTCGATCGGTGTGGGGGCAACCTTTGATTTTCTGTCAGGCTCGGTTAAGCGGGCTCCGGATTTCATGCAGAAGACCGGAATGGAGTGGCTCTGGAGGCTGATCCAGGAGCCGGGACGCCTGTGGAAAAGATACCTGGTCGACGATGCCCAGTTCCTGGTATTGCTGCTTAAGGAGCTGCGCAAGCGGGATAAACTGAAAAACGGCAAAGAAGCGGAGCCGGAATAA